In Euphorbia lathyris chromosome 9, ddEupLath1.1, whole genome shotgun sequence, the following are encoded in one genomic region:
- the LOC136206535 gene encoding uncharacterized protein isoform X2, which produces MATVLRTPPLKAPLPPRLSATLTANTVSLNSPNQFCLSFRHRSISTKSFSSGSFQFATRFSPRFGRFLPFASQGETETEQQIEEPEIKDSADGAVEVEDDAVEESEESASVAVDAEETTSSITAASLRSYREALASNDESRIAEIESFLKSVEDEKVELEMKVASLTEELSVEKDRVIRISADFDNFRKRTERERLSLVTNAQGEVVENFLPVLDNFERAKSQLKLETEGEEKINNSYQSIYKQFVEILGSIGVVPVEPIGNNFDPMGKYRVGSKLSQVLDDMLQTFDQVSSGFMKKWTRF; this is translated from the exons ATGGCCACTGTCCTCAGAACGCCCCCATTGAAGGCGCCACTTCCGCCACGGCTGAGTGCCACTCTCACCGCCAACACTGTTTCTTTAAATTCGCCCAACCAATTTTGCCTCTCATTTAGACATAGAAGCATTAGCACCAAATCTTTCTCAAGTGGTTCTTTCCAGTTCGCTACCAGATTCTCCCCCCGGTTCGGAAGGTTCCTTCCTTTCGCTTCTCAAGGCGAAACTGAGACTGAGCAACAGATTGAGGAACCAGAAATTAAG GACTCTGCAGATGGTGCTGTTGAGGTGGAAGATGATGCTGTTGAGGAGTCAGAAGAGAGTGCCAGTGTTGCTGTTGATGCAGAGGAAACAACTTCTTCAATCACTGCAGCTTCACTGCGGTCCTACAGAGAAGCTTTGGCAAGTAATGATGAATCTAGAATTGCTGAGATAGAATCTTTTCTCAAATCTGTTGAAGATGAGAAAGTGGAACTGGAAATGAAGGTTGCAAGTTTGACTGAAGAACTGTCAGTAGAAAAAGACCGGGTTATCAGGATCAGTGCAGACTTTGACAATTTCCGGAAGAGGACTGAGAGGGAAAGGCTTTCATTAGTAACAAATGCCCAAGGGGAAGTAGTGGAGAATTTCCTGCCTGTTCTGGATAATTTTGAGAGAGCTAAATCTCAACTAAAATTGGAGACTGAAGGAGAAGAGAAGATCAATAACAGCTATCAGAGTATATACAAGCAATTTGTAGAAATTCTAGGTTCAATTGGTGTTGTCCCTGTGGAGCCAATAGGGAATAACTTTGATCCAATG GGGAAGTACCGAGTTGGCTCAAAACTCAGTCAAGTACTTGACGATATGTTACAAACATTTGATCAAGTTTCTTCAGGTTTTATGAAGAAATGGACACGCTTTTAA
- the LOC136206535 gene encoding uncharacterized protein isoform X1, with protein MATVLRTPPLKAPLPPRLSATLTANTVSLNSPNQFCLSFRHRSISTKSFSSGSFQFATRFSPRFGRFLPFASQGETETEQQIEEPEIKDSADGAVEVEDDAVEESEESASVAVDAEETTSSITAASLRSYREALASNDESRIAEIESFLKSVEDEKVELEMKVASLTEELSVEKDRVIRISADFDNFRKRTERERLSLVTNAQGEVVENFLPVLDNFERAKSQLKLETEGEEKINNSYQSIYKQFVEILGSIGVVPVEPIGNNFDPMLHEAIMREDSTEYEEGIVLEEFRKGFKLGDRLLRPSMVKVSAGPGPAKPEKAESSAEAENASEASDEAVDAEPESV; from the exons ATGGCCACTGTCCTCAGAACGCCCCCATTGAAGGCGCCACTTCCGCCACGGCTGAGTGCCACTCTCACCGCCAACACTGTTTCTTTAAATTCGCCCAACCAATTTTGCCTCTCATTTAGACATAGAAGCATTAGCACCAAATCTTTCTCAAGTGGTTCTTTCCAGTTCGCTACCAGATTCTCCCCCCGGTTCGGAAGGTTCCTTCCTTTCGCTTCTCAAGGCGAAACTGAGACTGAGCAACAGATTGAGGAACCAGAAATTAAG GACTCTGCAGATGGTGCTGTTGAGGTGGAAGATGATGCTGTTGAGGAGTCAGAAGAGAGTGCCAGTGTTGCTGTTGATGCAGAGGAAACAACTTCTTCAATCACTGCAGCTTCACTGCGGTCCTACAGAGAAGCTTTGGCAAGTAATGATGAATCTAGAATTGCTGAGATAGAATCTTTTCTCAAATCTGTTGAAGATGAGAAAGTGGAACTGGAAATGAAGGTTGCAAGTTTGACTGAAGAACTGTCAGTAGAAAAAGACCGGGTTATCAGGATCAGTGCAGACTTTGACAATTTCCGGAAGAGGACTGAGAGGGAAAGGCTTTCATTAGTAACAAATGCCCAAGGGGAAGTAGTGGAGAATTTCCTGCCTGTTCTGGATAATTTTGAGAGAGCTAAATCTCAACTAAAATTGGAGACTGAAGGAGAAGAGAAGATCAATAACAGCTATCAGAGTATATACAAGCAATTTGTAGAAATTCTAGGTTCAATTGGTGTTGTCCCTGTGGAGCCAATAGGGAATAACTTTGATCCAATG TTGCACGAAGCAATTATGCGAGAAGATTCAACAGAATATGAAGAAGGTATTGTTCTGGAGGAATTTCGGAAAGGTTTTAAACTTGGAGACAGGCTCTTGCGGCCATCAATGGTGAAAGTATCAGCCGGTCCAGGTCCAGCAAAACCGGAAAAAGCAGAGTCATCAGCAGAAGCTGAGAATGCTAGTGAAGCTAGTGATGAGGCAGTAGATGCAGAACCAGAGTCTGTTTGA